The window AGTCAGGTCAGGCAGCTTTTCCAGCAAGCCAGAAAGGTCTCGGGCAGCTTCCAGCAGATGCTCAAAATTGTCCAGCACCAGGAGCACCTGCTGGTCTTTCAAAGACAGGCACAGCAGGTCCAACAGGTCCTGCCCACGGTCCAGACCGGTCCTCTGGAGCCCCAGAGCGCTCGCCACTTGTTCCATCACCTGAGTGGGGTTTTGCAGGGGCGTCAGGTCCACAAAAAACACCCCACCATCGAAGTGGTCCTTCACCAGATGCATCACCCCCAGAGCGAGGCTGGTTTTGCCCACCCCTCCGGGTCCAGTCAAGGTGATGAGGGCCGTTTCCGGGCGACCCAGCAGGTCCACAATGCTGCTGAGGTCTTTTTCACGGCCCAGAAGGTCAGGTTGGCGCATGGGTTCATTGTAGAACCCTGATCCCAGAAAACGGTACAGGTTCTGGAATTCCCTTGCATCAACCCTTGCAATCCAAGTCAACCCTCAGGTCTCTGGTGGTCTTGAAAGGTGTCTCCACTCCGCCTTCAGGAGTCGCTCTGGATTCCCGGCCCGAGCATGCGGTGATCCACCACCTGAAAGCCGTGCCTTTCATACACCCGCACTGCTGCCGGGTTGGCTGCCGTCACGAACACTTCCCGTCCAGCCACCCCCTGCTCTGAAAACCACGAAAAAAGCCCCTGAATCAAGTGGTCTGCCACCCCGAGGCCCCGGCTCTCGGGGTCCACGTAAATCCACGAGAGTTGCCCGATGGGGAGGCCCAAGTAAGGGTCCTGCCGGATCCGTCCGTAAATGATGCCCAGCGGTTTTTCACCGTAAACCTGCACGAACTGGTCTGCCCGGGTGGTGGCGGCCATCAATTCTTCCCAGTCCCTTTCGGCCACCTGAAGGGGGGTGTTTTGGGCGGTGGTCTGGTAGGCGTTTTCCCACCACCTGATGTGCTGTGCAACGTAATCTTCCTGCCACACTTGCACGGTGGCGTGGTCTTCTGCAAGCAGGTTTCTGAGCATAAAGCATCATACCCCCTGGGAAGGTGACAGCAAGCTTTCACCGATGACAGGGTTTTTTGGTGGGATCAAAAAATGCAGGGTCTCTGCAAAACCCTGCACCAGTGGCACAGCTGAATAAGGGCAGCTGTGCCACCCACGCAAGTCAACCCTCAGACGTTTCTGCCACAGGGGTGCCGTTGCCAAGCTGGGTGGCCAGAGACAGGGCCCCCAGCAACACCATCACTGCCCCGGTCCAGTAAGGCGCGCCGTGCCCGGCCCTCGTGTACAACTGGCCCGCAAGCCCGGGACTGACCACCTGACTGAGGGCATTCAGGGCCTGACTCCCCCCTTGCACCCGACCTTGCGCTCTGGGGCCGGCCACTCTGGACACCAGACTGCCCAGAGAAGCATTGAAGATGCCTTCGCCAATCGCAAACCCGGTGATGCTGCTGAACACCAGAACCCCCAGAGGGAAAACGGGAATCAGGGCCATGGCCACCAGACTGAGGAGACTCAAGGTGAGGCCCATCAAGGCCACGCCACTTTCTCCCATCACCCGGATCAACCAGCCGAGCAGCAAACCCTGCACCAGAATGTCGGAAATGCCGACCATCATGAAGGCCAGACTGGTCTGGTCTGGTCCCCAGTGCAGGGTGTCTTTCACCAGCACCGCGAAGGTGGTTTGCATCATCACGAAAGGCACCATGAACAGCACCCCGGAAATCAGGAGCATGCGGATGGCAGGAATCTGAAAAAGCCCGGCGATCTGGGTGAAGGGGTTGAGTTGCTTCAAATGAATCTCTGCGCGGTGCTCCTGATGGTGGCTTTCTGGCAGGAAAAAGAAGCCCCACACCACATTCAGCAGGGTGATGATGGCCGCCAGATAAAACGGAGCTTCAAGGCTGATGTGGGAGGCGAGTCCACCCACCGCTGGCCCGATGATGAATCCACTGCCGAACACTGCACCCATGATGCCGAAGTACTTGCCCCGCTCTTCGGGTTTGGTGACATCTGCGAGGTAACCAAAAATTGCACTGAAATTGCCTGCGGTCAGACCGTCAATGATGCGCCCGAGGAACAGCACCCACAGGGCACCTCCCCAACCGAAAATCAGGTAACCGATGGCCGATCCCAGAAGGGACAACAAAAGGACCGGGCGTCTGCCGTACCGGTCAGAGAGGGCACCCAGCACCGGGGCAGCGAAAAAGGAGCACAGCGAATACGAAATGGTCAGCCAGCCGATGGTGGCCGCGAGTTGGCTCTGGTCGGTGATGTATTTGGAGACCAGAAAAGGGAGCACCGGAGCCACCAGTGTGAAACCCAGAGAGCCCAGAAAAGCACTGATGAACAGAAACAGCAGTGCATGACGGTGTTTGGGGGGTTGTGTGTCAGTCATGGGGTCAATGTAGCAGCACCACACGGAATGACGCTTGAAAAAAAACGACATCCTCTGGTTTTGATGCTGGCTTAAGTCATTTTGCCGATGGGGTCTGGAGTTG of the Deinococcus misasensis DSM 22328 genome contains:
- a CDS encoding GNAT family N-acetyltransferase, with the protein product MLRNLLAEDHATVQVWQEDYVAQHIRWWENAYQTTAQNTPLQVAERDWEELMAATTRADQFVQVYGEKPLGIIYGRIRQDPYLGLPIGQLSWIYVDPESRGLGVADHLIQGLFSWFSEQGVAGREVFVTAANPAAVRVYERHGFQVVDHRMLGPGIQSDS
- a CDS encoding tetracycline resistance MFS efflux pump, which codes for MTDTQPPKHRHALLFLFISAFLGSLGFTLVAPVLPFLVSKYITDQSQLAATIGWLTISYSLCSFFAAPVLGALSDRYGRRPVLLLSLLGSAIGYLIFGWGGALWVLFLGRIIDGLTAGNFSAIFGYLADVTKPEERGKYFGIMGAVFGSGFIIGPAVGGLASHISLEAPFYLAAIITLLNVVWGFFFLPESHHQEHRAEIHLKQLNPFTQIAGLFQIPAIRMLLISGVLFMVPFVMMQTTFAVLVKDTLHWGPDQTSLAFMMVGISDILVQGLLLGWLIRVMGESGVALMGLTLSLLSLVAMALIPVFPLGVLVFSSITGFAIGEGIFNASLGSLVSRVAGPRAQGRVQGGSQALNALSQVVSPGLAGQLYTRAGHGAPYWTGAVMVLLGALSLATQLGNGTPVAETSEG